The sequence below is a genomic window from Draconibacterium halophilum.
GTGCCGATTAGTGAGAAAACGAATCTGCGATTGGGGCTAAAAGGTGGGTTTACCAATTATTCAAATAATTTAAATGAATATGGTACTGTTGATCCGGGTGATCCTAACTTTGTTGGAGAAATAAAAAATGCCTTCAAACCTAATTTCGGAGTTGGTGCTTTCTTATACAGTAAAAGAGCTTTTGTTGGATTTTCGATTCCAAAACTGGTAAGTACCAAATTCGAAAACGACATGGAAACGTTTTCGGTAGAAGGCGAATTGAGACATTACTTCCTGATTGCAGGAGCGGTATTCGACCTTGGTGAGAACTTAAAGTTTAAACCTACTGCTTTTACAAAAGCCTCGTTTACTTCTGAAACCGGAACTCCTGTTCAGTTCGACCTAACAGGAAACTTCCTGATTAAAGAAAGACTGTGGTTAGGAGCCATGTGGCGATCGGGCGATTCTTACGGATTTATTGCGCAGTTCCTTTTTGCCGATAAACTTCGATTGGGCTATGCCATTGATTTTTCAACATCAAACCTGAAAAATTACAACAATGGGACTCACGAAGTAATGATCTCTTACGAGTTAAGATTTAAGAAAGAAAAAGTTGTATCGCCTAGATACTTCTAGAAAAATATTTTGATGTTGTGTTTAAAACCCGAGTCGCAACTTTCTTTGTTGTGGCTTGGGTTTTGTTTTTTTATGATCTTCAACCAAATCATCAATAAAACAATATGCACGAAAGATACATAGTTTTTAAATTTCGAATGAACTTAGAAAATACGAAATACAATTGGGAAGAAGAGAAGTCCCAAAACAGGAAGAACGGTTCATTTAACTTCTCGCAATTAACCTGAGGGTTCAAGCGTAAAACGTACCATATAAAATGAAATTTTTAGAAAAAAGAGCTGCAATAATCCCGAATATCTGAGAATAAGATATTAACCACTACCAAAAAATAAAAATCGCAATCTCCAACTCCTTATACAACCATTAGCAATTTTCTTGATTGCATACCATTCATAACAGATCTAATCAATCCGATTATCGATTTTAGATCAACTGCACACTTTTGTCCCATTTTGAGACCAAACCAATCCTTTCCCCAATCGACTATATGCCTGAACTACTGAACATTAGGTCACGCGGCACAACTATTGATATAATTCTATCAAACGTACTAAACAAAACAATACAGAGTTATGGATGGATTCAATCAAAAAATATTATTTGGATAATATATTTTTTAGTCATAATTTGTGTGACGAAATGTAAATATTTTGAAATTTAAAGAAGGTAAAAAATAAGGGGTTATTTAGTTTCTTTCCGAAAATTTCAATCTAGATTTTTTAACCAAACGGACAATAGATGCAATTCAATTGTATTTAAACTCCATGCTTTTAGGTGCTCTAATAATTAGAGACATACTTGTAAATGCTTAATACATACAATATGAAAACATTTTTACCCAAGCTTAAAATTTCGCAAACCTTATTACTCGTAATAGGTTTTGTATTATTTATTCCTACAGTCAATTATGCTCAGGTGGATACAACCACTCAAATAGTAGATCAGTTTTTTGACTATGATCAGTTAGGAGGTCCGGTTTATATTGGAGAAGTAGAACCATTTACTTTACCAGCGGATAACACGCTAATGAAATCGGCAATGATAAAAACCAGTCCGATTTTATTAAAATCGACAGTGCATACAGAACTGGAATGGCCTGATCCTGGTTCGGTTCATATTGAAAAATATGCCACACCAACGGGAACGGAAGGTCGTTGGAAGATTACGGTTAAAGTTGAAGGGAAAAATATACCTACTACTACTGATGTTGTTTTAGTAATTGACGATTCGGGTAGCATGGGAACCACCAAAATGAACGCGGCAAAAAATGCCGCAAGCGATTTTGTTGATGAATTATTAACGGGAACCACGGGAATAAGAATTGCGGTTGTAACAATTAATGGAGGCTCGGCAGGTTCGGGAACACCAGAAGTTGACCAAGGTTTTACCAGCAATATTGGATATCTGCAAGGAGCTATTGATGACATTGATTCAGATGGTGGAACAAACTTACAAGGTGGTTTTTACGCTGCAAAACAATTGGTTGCTTCAAGTACTGCCGATAAACAAGTTGTTATTTTACTTTCTGATGGAGTTCCTACATATAGTTATCAATCAAATGTTACTTCTTCTGTTACGCCTGTGTTAACACAGTGTTGGCCGCCAGAATGGGATTATACACCTGACGAAATTGAAGATAATTACTTGTTTGTTAATTCAAGTAATTATAACAATGTAGTTGGGTCAGGAGGAGACTTCGATTTTACACTTTTTTCAGTACAGGAACAATGCTACAATGGTGGTTGGAGAACAAGAACATTCAGTGCCGGAAACCATGGCATACCAACTAAATATGAAGCTGCCTTAGTTATGGCAAATGCAGATGTTTATACCATCGGTTTTGATGTTCCTTCTAATGGCGATGCAGAGGATGTATTGATGGGGTCACAAAACAAAGGCTATTTTCCGGCCAACAGTGGTAACATAAGTAACATTTACTCAGAGATACGCTCCAACATTTCGTTTGCAGCAAGCAACTCAATTCTTACCGACCCCATGAGTACCTATATTGTTTTGGAAGCAGGCGGTGCTCCTACCTATACACAACTTCCTACCACAACTGGTGATGTTGTTGTTACCAAAGGATCAGTAACCGCAACACAAAATGGATATGTTTTAAATGATCCGGATAATCCTGCAAGTGGCAACAGTAGCATTATTAAATGGCAGCTAGCCTGGAACATTGGTACTGTTTCGGAACAAGGCGACAGCATGTATTACTATGTAAACATGGCGCCAAATACCGATCCTACTATCTTATATCCAGCCAATGATAAAACATACCTGGACTATACTGATGTTAATGAAGACCCCAATGCTCATCAGGAAACAGAAGGCGACTTCTCCGTACCTTGGGTAAGTGGTGGTAAAGGATCGATTGAAATACATTATTATCTTGTTAATTCGTCGGGGCAACCAATCAGCAGCAACGGAACAGTGGTTACCGACCCAAAATTTGCCTATCAAATTCCCCAAAGCGGAAGTTCAAGTAGTCTGTTTAACGATGGTAGTGGAACCGCATTAGACGTGAATCAAAGTTATTCAGTAGCTCCACAAACGCCCTTAAACTCTTCAAATGGTACAACTTATGTTGTTCATAGTAATTATAATACATCTCAAAACATTACACTTACGTCATCAGAACCAAACAAAGATGCTTGGTTTGGATATACAATTGGTTGCATTGGAACAGTTAATGCCACTTATACATCGACTTGCGTTGGTTCTCCATTACAGTTAACTGCAACCACTACAAATATTACTGATGGAACATATTCGTGGACAGGACCTGATGGTTTCACATCAGACCAACAGAACCCAATCGTTCCCGCAGGGGTTGCAGGAACATATTCGGTAGGCATTGAATACAATAATGGAAATTGCACCATAAGTGATGATGTTGTTGTTACACTCGAAGAAGGTCCTGCAGTATCGATAGAAGGTGATGTGCATGTTTGTGCAGGTAGTGACATCAATCTTTATGAAGTTGGCGGGGAAGCCACCTCATGGTCATGGACTGGGCCTAACGGTTATACTTCTACTGATTCTACACCAACATTTGCAACTACTACATCCGATAATTTTAGTGGATTTTTTGTTGTTACTGCCAGCAATGGAACCTGTACAACGAAGGATTCTATTCAGGTAATTGTAACCAACAGTGTTATTTCAAAAACAGGGTGTCCAACAGACATTGTTGAATGTGCAGACGAAATTGTTGACAATAATCTTGTAAAATATATTGAGTGGCAAACTCCTAATTTTGGATTAAACTGTTTAGGAGGCGAATCGGGCAATTACAGTTTTGTGATGGAATTTGGTCTTCCTGAGGTTAAATGGGCATGCTGGGAATTTAACTCAGTGCAACGTGTTGGGAACAACTCAGGAGTTGTAAATCTTTGGCAGTCAAATGGAACAGGAGATCCTTACATATTAAGTCCAACAGTATATCTGGAACCAGGACTTGACGTTTTCATGGATATTTATGCGCCAACGGGAGAAAATTTTGATTGGACCTTGATTTTAGTAGATGAAACCAATCAGGAACATGTTGTGAACTCAACCCCTATTACTGGAGATAATACCACAAAGAATTATTCGATTTCAATACCAAATACTTTTGTTGATGGAGCATACAAACTAAAATTTAAATTTTCTGAAAACGGAAGTGGTGAACCAAAGAAAAGTGTGGTTGACAATATTTATTTTGATGCAATTATACTTGATAATGCAGGCTGTGAAGGTGGAATAGAATTTATTGTAGAAGGCCCACGACCTGGATACTTTCCAATAATTAATGATTCAACGTTAACATATACTGCTACTTATACTCCATCGAGTGGAGATCCCATCGTTGAAACTTGCAGTTTTAAAGTTACCGTTGAAGGTATTGATGCATCCTCAAGTTCGACTGATGCAAAATGTGGAGAAGACAATGGAACAATTACAATTAATGCTACTCCTTATTCATCAAGTCCCAATTTAGAGTATTCATTAAACGGTGGAATCTGGACTTCTTTTTCAGGAACCAATACCACGATTGAAGACTTGGCTCCCGGTAATTATACAATTAACGTTAGGGACATTTCTACTGCAGGAAATTGCGAACTCCTTTCTCTTTTAAATGAAGAAATTGAGGCTTTACCTCAAACAGATGTAACAATTGGCGAATTTGGACCATATTGTTCGGATGCTCCAAGTATTACACTAAACGGACAGCCCGCAGGTGGAATTTATAAAGGTGATGGCGTTAACCAAAATGGAGAATTTACTCCTACAAATAGTTTAGTTGGATTTAATGTTATTTGGTATGTTTATGAAGATAATAATGGTTGTACTGATTCTGCTTCAACCGTTATTCAGGTTGAAAACTGCTGTACTGAAACAGTTACGGCATTAGTAGATGACAATGAAGTTTGCGAAGGGGAACCATTTACTTTAAGTGCACAACTTACTAATGGTACTTCAGGAACTTATCTGTGGTATGACATTAATGAGAATTATTTATTTGCAGGAGATTCAACGATTGCTTCAGCAAATCTTGCTGATGGTAAAGCTTATATTGTAGAGGCTACATATAATTCTTCTTGTGTGGATAGAGATACTGTGGTGGTTGAAGTTAACGAAACCTATACAGTAAACGAAAATGCAGAAGTTGATACAACAATCTGTGAAGCCGATCTTCCTTTCAATTATGAAGGAACTGAATTTACTGCTGCCGATTCGAAAGACATTACTTTCCAAACCGTTAATGGTTGCGACAGTATTGTTACGGTGAACTTAACAGTAAATCCGACTTTCCTGGCCAGCGAAACAACGCCGGTTGATACCACAATCTGTGAAGCCGATCTTCCTTTCAATTATGAAGGAACTGAATTTACTGCTGCCGATTCGAAAGACATTACTTTCCAAACCGTAAACGGTTGCGACAGTATTGTTACGGTGAACTTAACAGTAAATCCGACTTTCCTGGCCAGCGAAACAACGCCGGTTGATACCACAATCTGTGAAGCCGATCTTCCTTTCAATTATGAAGGAACTGAATTTACTGCTGCCGATTCGAAAGACATTACTTTCCAAACCGTTAATGGTTGCGACAGTATTGTTACGGTGAACTTAACAGTAAATCCGACTTACCTGGCCAGCGAAACAACGCCGGTTGATACCACAATCTGTGAAGCCGATCTTCCTTTCAATTATGAAGGAACTGAATTTACTGCTGCCGATTCGAAAGACATTACTTTCCAAACCGTAAACGGTTGCGACAGTATTGTTACGGTGAACTTAACAGTAAATCCGACTTTCCTGGCCAGCGAAACAACGCCGGTTGATACCACAATCTGTGAAGCCGATCTTCCTTTCAATTATGAAGGAACTGAATTTACTGCTGCCGATTCGAAAGACATTACTTTCCAAACCGTAAACGGTTGCGACAGTATTGTTACGGTGAACTTAACAGTAAATCCGACTTACCTGGCCAGCGAAACAACGCCGGTTGATACCACAATCTGTGAAGCCGATCTTCCTTTCAATTATGAAGGAACTGAATTTACTGCTGCCGATTCGAAAGACATTACTTTCCAAACCGTTAACGGTTGCGACAGTATTGTTACGGTGAACTTAACAGTTAATCCGACTTTCCTGGCCAGCGAAACAACGCCGGTTGATACCACAATCTGTGAAGCCGATCTTCCTTTCAATTATGAAGGAACTGAATTTACTGCTGCCGATTCGAAAGACATTACTTTCCAAACCGTTAATGGTTGCGACAGTATTGTTACGGTGAACTTAACAGTAAATCCGACTTACCTGGCCAGCGAAACAACGCCGGTTGATACCACAATCTGTGAAGCCGATCTTCCTTTCAATTATGAAGGAACTGAATTTACTGCTGCCGATTCGAAAGACATTACTTTCCAAACCGTAAACGGTTGCGACAGTATTGTTACGGTGAACTTAACAGTAAATCCGACTTACCTGGCCAGCGAAACAACGCCGGTTGATACCACAATCTGTGAAGCCGATCTTCCTTTCAATTATGAAGGAACTGAATTTACTGCTGCCGATTCGAAAGACATTACTTTCCAAACCGTAAACGGTTGCGACAGTATTGTTACGGTGAACTTAACAGTAAATCCGACTTACCTGGCCAGCGAAACAACGCCGGTTGATACCACAATCTGTGAAGCCGATCTTCCTTTCAATTATGAAGGAACTGAATTTACTGCTGCCGATTCGAAAGACATTACTTTCCAAACCGTTAACGGTTGCGACAGTATTGTTACGGTGAACTTAACAGTAAATCCGACTTACCTGGCCAGCGAAACAACGCCGGTTGATACCACAATCTGTGAAGCCGATCTTCCTTTCAATTATGAAGGAACTGAATTTACTGCTGCCGATTCGAAAGACATTACTTTCCAAACCGTTAACGGTTGCGACAGTATTGTTACGGTGAACTTAACAGTGAATCCGACTTTCCTGGCCAGCGAAACAACGCCGGTTGATACCACAATCTGTGAAGCCGATCTTCCTTTTAATTATGAAGGAACTGAATTTACTGCTGCCGATTCGAAAGACATTACTTTCCAAACCGTAAACGGTTGCGACAGTATTGTTACGGTGAACTTAACAGTTAATCCGACTTTCCTGGCCAGCGAAACAACGCCGGTTGATACCACAATCTGTGAAGCCGATCTTCCTTTCAATTATGAAGGAACTGAATTTACTGCTGCCGATTCGAAAGACATTACTTTCCAAACCGTAAACGGTTGCGACAGTATTGTTACGGTGAACTTAACAGTAAATCCGACTTTCCTGGCCAGCGAAACAACGCCGGTTGATACCACAATCTGTGAAGCCGATCTTCCTTTTAATTATGAAGGAACTGAATTTACTGCTGCCGATTCGAAAGACATTACTTTCCAAACCGTAAACGGTTGCGACAGTATTGTTACGGTGAACTTAACAGTTAATCCGACTTTCCTGGCCAGCGAAACAACGCCGGTTGATACCACAATCTGTGAAGCCGATCTTCCTTTCAATTATGAAGGAACTGAATTTACTGCTGCCGATTCGAAAGACATTACTTTCCAAACCGTAAACGGTTGCGACAGTATTGTTACGGTGAACTTAACAGTAAATCCGACTTTCCTGGCCAGCGAAACAACGCCGGTTGATACAACAATCTGTGAAGCCGATCTTCCTTTCAATTATGAAGGAACCGAATTTACTGCTGCCGATTCGAAAGACATTACTTTCCAAACCGTAAACGGTTGCGACAGTATTGTTACGGTGAACTTAACAGTTAATCCGACTTTCCTGGCCAGCGAAACAACGCCGGTTGATACCACAATCTGTGAAGCCGATCTTCCTTTCAATTATGAAGGAACTGAATTTACTGCTGCCGATTCGAAAGACATTACTTTCCAAACCGTAAACGGTTGCGACAGTATTGTTACGGTGAACTTAACAGTGAATCCGACTTTCCTGGCCAGCGAAACAACGCCGGTTGATACCACAATCTGTGAAGCCGATCTTCCTTTCAATTATGAAGGAACTGAATTTACTGCTGCCGATTCGAAAGACATTACTTTCCAAACCGTTAATGGTTGCGACAGTATTGTTACGGTGAACTTAACAGTAAATCCGACTTACCTGGCCAGCGAAACAACGCCGGTTGATACCACAATCTGTGAAGCCGATCTTCCTTTCAATTATGAAGGAACTCAATTTACTGCTGCCGATTCGAAAGACATTACTTTCCAAACCGTAAACGGTTGCGACAGTATTGTTACGGTGAACTTAACAGTAAATCCGACTTTCCTGGCCAGCGAAACAACGCCGGTTGATACCACAATCTGTGAAGCCGATCTTCCTTTCAATTATGAAGGAACTGAATTTACTGCTGCCGATTCGAAAGACATTACTTTCCAAACCGTAAACGGTTGCGACAGTATTGTTACGGTGACACTGACCGTATTGGAAAGTACTTCCAGCAGAGTTGAAGTTGCCGAATGCGATTCATACACATGGAACGGAACCACTTACAACGAAAGCGGTACTTATACATTCGAAACAACAAATGCTGCCGGTTGTGATTCTGTTGCAACGCTGGTATTAACCATACTTGAAAGTGGAGAACAAACCATTACAAGAACGGAATGTAACAGTTATACATTTAACGGAACTACATACAACGAAAGTGGAACATACACCATTATCACTGAAAATAACAATGGATGTACACTTACAACTACATTAAATCTAACAATTCTTGAAACTACTTACGGTACAGATACACAAACGGTTTGTAACGAGTTCACCTGGATTGACGGTAACACTTATACTGAAAACAACAACACTGCAACTTACACCATAGAAAACGCTGCAGGTTGTGATTCGATTGTTACATTAGATCTGACAATTCTTGATCCGATTGAGTTAACCAGCGAAGCAAGCGACTTAACAGTTGAATGCGACGGACTGGGTAATACTGCTGAGTTCGAGAATTGGCTACTTTCAAATGGTGCTACAGGAACTGCCGACGTTGGAGTTGGAGACATCACCTGGAGCAACGATTATGAAGGTTTAACTTCAGGTTGTGGTAACACAGGCGAAACAACAGTTACATTTACCGCAATGGACGAATGTGGGAACACTGTTTCAACAACAGCTACATTTAGAATTGAAGATACTACCGCTCCTGATGTAATCTGTAACGATATAACAGTTCAGTTAGACGCCAACGGCGTGGCATCTATTTCTGTTGACGATATCGACGGTGGAACAACTGACAACTGCGGTGGTATCGACACCCTGTTTATCAGTCAGGAAAACTTCTACTGTGAAAACCTTGGTGAAAACGTAGTAACATTAACTGCAATTGACGAGTGTGGAAATGTTTCAACCTGTACAGCTACAGTAACTGTTGAACAAGGAGAATACGATTGTGGTGTTCAACCATTCAACGCAAATGATGATATTCTCACCTTGATTTACTGCCCGGGCGGTACAGTTTCAGGTAGCATTGACTTATTTGCCAACGATGAAGGGTTTACCCGCGAAAATGTAAGTTTCAACATACTTACTGACCTGCCGGATGGCGTAAGTGTTACCGATGGCGAATTACTTTACGTGAACGAAGCAGCAAATGAAGCTGTTCTTACCTTCACTTATTCAGTTTGCCATACCGTTAATACTGAAAACTGCGACACGGCAGAGGTAACAATCCACGTTCTTTTAGATACAGACTGCGACGGTATTCCTAATAGGGATGATATTGATGATGATGATGATGGTATTTTAGATATTATCGAAGAGGAAAATGCATTAAATCAAACAACTCTGGATTCTGATGGCGACGGTATTGTTGACCGTTTGGATATAGATTCTGATAATGACGGAATTCCTGATAATATCGAGTGGCAACAGAACATCGAAGAAGGTATTCTATACGGTTCTTACTCTTATGGTACTGATATGGGATACGATTATTACCCGCCACTGGGTACCGATGAAAACAGCGATGGTTGGGACGACCGATACGATAGAGATGGTTTCACTTACGAACCTGTCGATATGGATGGCGACGGAACACCAGACTACCTTGATATAGACTCGGATGGCGATGGACTTGAAGACTGGATAGAAGGTTGGGATGCTGCTCCGCACGATACAATTGCCGATACAGATATTGGCGCTACTGATTCTGACGGTGATGGTTTATTCGACAATTACGACTCGTACGACACCAGCGAAGAATGGTTGCACGGATTAAATGCAATTGGTTCGTTTGCTCCGCTACAGGATATGGCCGCTGATACTGCCAATAACATCCGCGACTGGAGAGATGTTATCGAACCTTCTGAGCAAACTCCGGAACCATTGGCTAGTTCCCCATATATACCCGACGGATTCTCACCAAATCAGGATAGTTATAATGATTACTTCCAAATTGTAATGCGAGATGAAGCCGGAACGACTTTCGATAATTTTGGTGAAGCATTCCCTGATGCAAAAATAGAGATCTATAACCGCTGGGGGAACCGAATATATCAAAAGGCTAATTATGGAAACTATAATGAATGGGGAACCACAGAAGCCTGGTGGGACGGAACATCGATGCACGATATGCAGATTGGTAACGACAAACTGCCAACAGCTACTTACTTCTACATTCTCTATCTGAATAATGGAAGTGAACCAATTACAGGATCAATATTCCTAAATAATTAATTGATTGATAATTAATGAATGTTAAATCTGAAAAAATTAAAATGATGAAAGCAAAATTAAATATAATCAAAGGTTTAGGGATTCTGGCAATAGTAGTAGCTGCATTTACCTCAAATGCCCAGCAAGACCCAATGTATACACAATACATGTTCAATACTCAAACCATTAATCCGGCTTATGCCGGTACATGGGAATCGGTAGGATTTATGGCGCTTGGCCGCCACCAGTGGACCGGATGGGACGGTGCTCCCGAAACATATACATTTACATTTCAGGCACCACTAAAGAATGAGCGTGTTGCTCTGGGGCTTGACCTGATCAGCGATAAAGTGGGATTGGAAAAACGATTCTATATGTTTGCCGACTATTCCTACCTGGTGCCGATTAGTGAGAAAACGAATCTGCGATTGGGGCTAAAAGGTGGGTTTACCAATTATTCAAATAATTTAAATGAATATGGTACTGTTGATCCGGGTGATCCTAACTTTGTTGGAGAAATAAAAAATGCCTTCAAACCTAATTTCGGAGTTGGTGCTTTCTTATACAGTAAAAGAGCTTTTGTTGGATTTTCGATTCCAAAACTGGTAAGTACCAAATTCGAAAACGACATGGAAACGTTTTCGGTAGAAGGCGAATTGAGACATTACTTCCTGATTGCAGGAGCGGTATTCGACCTTGGTGAGAACTTAAAGTTTAAACCTACTGCTTTTACAAAAGCCTCGTTTACTTCTGAAACCGGAACTCCTGTTCAGTTCGACCTAACAGGAAACTTCCTGATTAAAGAAAGACTGTGGTTAGGAGCCATGTGGCGATCGGGCGATTCTTACGGATTTATTGCGCAGTTCCTTTTTGCCGATAAACTTCGATTGGGATATGCCATTGATTTTTCAACATCAAACCTGAAAAATTACAACAATGGGACTCACGAAGTAATGATCTCTTACGAGTTAAGATTTAAGAAAGAAAAAGTTGTATCGCCTAGATACTTCTAGAAAAATATTTTGATGTTGTGTTTAAAACCCGAGTCGCAACTTTCTTTGTTGTGGCTTGGGTTTTGTTTTTTTATGATCTTCAACCAAATCATCAATAACTGGTAAACAACGTCCACACGAAGTTCCGGCACGCGTTAACGACTGAATTTGGGAAGTAGAATCAGCTCCTTTTT
It includes:
- a CDS encoding (2Fe-2S)-binding protein, whose amino-acid sequence is MCNLVDEAEIKKLLEKGADSTSQIQSLTRAGTSCGRCLPVIDDLVEDHKKTKPKPQQRKLRLGF